One Nicotiana tomentosiformis chromosome 4, ASM39032v3, whole genome shotgun sequence genomic window carries:
- the LOC104103739 gene encoding putative late blight resistance protein homolog R1B-13 → MYANTSSSHEMNLLTLENSWKLLRDKVFGPEKDYPPELEKIGKKIVEKCQGLPLTISVIAGHLSKMDMTLESWKDVARTLGDIVASQPDKCLGVLEAKMTKFMHMERDELPVPTLPKEKHIVRRFSFQTEHHSVDACRDIPESISELQNLQTLINHGGKGMPNLEELSGLCSLSCTTEVFSRIPNLKRLVVYEISSRREGMANRLIDMSNLTKLVTLKCWEYDVPKPISIKMFVFPTSLKRLTLYEFRFPWKDISTLAMLPNLEELKLKYNAVKGGVWRLSDEDKFESLKLLLIATTTFFHHWEASSDNFPNLKRLVLNNCHYLKQIPTDFGEICSLESIELHYCNTTAEDSARKIKQEQQDM, encoded by the exons ATGTATGCAAATACTAGTAGCTCTCATGAGATGAACCTCCTGACTTTAGAAAACAGTTGGAAGTTACTTCGTGATAAGGTGTTTGGACCAGAAAAGGATTATCCTCCTGAGTTGGAAAAAATTGgaaagaaaatagtagaaaaatgcCAAGGACTACCCTTGACAATTTCAGTGATTGCAGGGCATCTCTCTAAAATGGACATGACATTAGAAAGTTGGAAGGATGTTGCCCGAACATTAGGTGATATAGTTGCTAGTCAACCAGATAAATGCTTAGGAGTGCTCG AAGCTAAAATGACAAAGTTTATGCATATGGAGAGGGATGAGCTACCCGTCCCTACTCTTCCAAAAGAAAAGCACATTGTCCGTCGCTTCAGTTTTCAAACCGAACACCATTCAGTTGATGCTTGTC GCGATATTCCTGAATCAATCTCAGAGCTTCAGAATTTGCAAACTCTAATTAATCATGGGGGAAAAG GGATGCCAAATCTAGAGGAACTTTCTGGTCTCTGTTCTTTAAGTTGTACAACTGAAGTCTTTTCTCGCATTCCCAATTTAAAGAGATTGGTTGTCTATGAAATTTCATCTAGGAGAGAGGGTATGGCCAATCGCCTCATCGATATGTCCAACTTGACAAAACTCGTAACATTGAAGTGTTGGGAGTATGATGTTCCGAAACCTATCTCCATCAAAATGTTTGTTTTCCCAACATCACTTAAGAGGTTGACTTTATATGAGTTCCGTTTTCCTTGGAAAGACATATCAACTCTTGCCATGTTGCCAAATCTTGAAGAGCTCAAACTTAAATATAATGCAGTCAAGGGTGGCGTATGGAGATTAAGTGATGAAGACAAGTTCGAAAGCCTAAAGCTTTTGTTAATTGCAACTACAACTTTCTTTCATCATTGGGAAGCTAGCAGTGATAACTTCCCAAATCTAAAACGCCTTGTTCTCAATAATTGCCACTACCTCAAACAAATTCCGACAGATTTTGGGGAAATTTGTAGTTTGGAGTCAATTGAGTTACATTATTGCAACACTACTGCTGAGGATTCTGCAAGAAAGATTAAACAAGAACAACAAGACATGTGA
- the LOC104103734 gene encoding putative disease resistance RPP13-like protein 3 produces MASAAVISLLQTLEQRNPELFHNQTANTLESLRATAEYILNVLEKLSKSRFDPEKIKSLEEKIRVAASDAEDVVEVKIFQIIRGLSWTFGILQHQDLLPIVEKMDITKKELMEIVSDFSTSTHDADDNLILESTLDSRIGTSSRSNLMLGNLEDDIVQGLDDDLEIIVKRLTGPPSDLDIVTISGMGCIGKTTLGRKAYDNLPIRYHFDIRVWVTISQEYRSRNVLLDALHCISKQTNIVKVNDYDTMDDCELPDLVQKNLKGPRYLVVVDDIWSRDVWDSIRGIFPNYNNGSQNLIDY; encoded by the coding sequence ATGGCTAGTGCTGCTGTAATTTCTCTTCTTCAAACTCTTGAGCAACGAAACCCAGAACTCTTTCATAATCAAACTGCTAATACGCTCGAATCTCTTCGTGCTACTGCTGAATATATTCTAAATGTCCTTGAAAAACTTAGCAAGAGTAGGTTTGACCCTGAAAAAATCAAATCTTTGGAGGAAAAAATAAGAGTTGCTGCTAGTGATGCAGAAGATGTTGTTGAGGTGAAGATTTTTCAAATCATCAGAGGCTTAAGCTGGACATTTGGAATTTTACAACACCAGGATTTGCTCCCAATTGTTGAAAAAATGGATATAACAAAGAAAGAATTGATGGAAATTGTTTCCGATTTTAGCACAAGTACTCATGACGCTGATGATAATCTAATTCTTGAATCTACTCTAGATTCCAGGATTGGCACTTCTTCTAGAAGTAATCTAATgctgggaaatttggaagatgatatcGTGCAGGGACTTGATGATGACTTGGAGATCATAGTTAAAAGATTGACAGGACCACCGTCGGATCTAGACATTGTCACAATATCTGGCATGGGTTGCATTGGTAAAACAACGCTCGGTAGAAAAGCTTATGATAATCTCCCAATCAGGTATCATTTTGACATTCGTGTTTGGGTTacaatatctcaagaatatcgcAGTAGAAATGTGTTGTTAGATGCTTTACATTGCATTTCGAAACAAACAAATATTGTCAAAGTAAATGATTATGATACTATGGATGACTGTGAGTTACCTGACCTAGTGCAGAAAAACCTAAAGGGTCCAAGAtaccttgttgttgttgatgatatttggagTAGGGATGTTTGGGATAGTATAAGAGGAATATTTCCAAATTACAACAATGGGAGTCAGAATCTTATTGACTACTAG